Sequence from the uncultured Draconibacterium sp. genome:
AACAGACTTTACTTTCATTCATGTTGGTGATTCCCGTGAATCATGATTGTTTTGTGCTATTCGGAAAAAGCACGCTTCCTTAAATTCGAGTCAGACAAGGAGGGATTTCTATTTTTGCTAACTTACAGCACTAAACCAATAAAACGTAAGACAATGTTGAAATCTTCTAAACTTTTCCTGCTGTCCGGATTAATGCTCATCACATTTTCGCAATGTTCAAATAAAACCGAAAAGTCGGTTAAGTTTTTGCTCCCTTTTACAAAAAATGCAGAAGTAAATCCGTGTTTATTGCCAACTACTAATCGCAGCTTTGTTTGTCCGGTGCGCCAAACGGAAGTGCTTTGGGAAGAAAAAGATGTTTTTAATCCCGCAAGTGTGGTAAAAGGCGACACGCTTTTTTTACTTTATCGTGCCGAGGATGTGCTGGGTAAATATCACGGAACTTCGCGTATTGGGCTGGCGTACAGTCTAGATGGTTATCATTTTGAAAAATACAATGAACCGGTGTTGTTTCCCGATAATGATGAACTGAAAAAGTTTGAGTGGGAAGGAGGATGTGAAGATCCGCGGGTTGTGGAAGATCAAAATGGTGTTTATTACATGACTTACACGGCATATGACGGCGATAAAGCGCGTTTATTTGTGGCAACTTCAAGTGATTTGCGGCAATGGACCAAACACGGTTCGGTATTTAAAAAAGCCGGAAACGAATATGTTGACATGTGGTCGAAATCGGGTTCAATATTGTGTCGCGAGGAAAACGGAAAAATGATTGCCCAAAAAGTAAACGGTAAATACTGGATGTATTGGGGCGAGTCGAATATCTACATGGCAACTTCCGACAACCTGATTGATTGGAATCCTATTTTAGAAACCGATCCCGATAAAATGGTGATTGATAAAATGCGCAACTACACCGTTCCGTTTAAGATTTTATTTTCAACGCGAAAAGGAAAATTCGACAGCGAATTAGTTGAGCCCGGTCCGCCGGCATTGTACACCGACAATGGATTTATATTCATTTACAACAGTAAAAACAGCCCCGACTTTGGAGACAAGAATCTGGCGCAAGGCTCTTATGCAGCCGGACAAATTCTTACCGATAAAAACGACCCGACAAAAGTGCTGGATCGCCTGGATAATTATTTTATCACTCCTGATCAACCGTTTGAAATAACCGGACAGGTAAACAACGTGTGTTTTGTTGAAGGACTGGCACATTTTAAAAATAAATGGTTGTTGTATTATGGTACGGCCGACTCGAAAATTGCGGTTGCTGAATCGGGATCAGTTGATTTTTAAAGTATCGCTGATTTGGGAAATCAGCATGTTGTCTTTATGATATAGATCGGCGTGTTCGATAAACTTTACTTGCAGTTGGAAACACCGCTTAAAGAAAGTCTTCGAACCAAAGAAATCTGGTTCTGTCATTCAAAACAAGCTATTTTGTAATTCATGGTACGGTAATGGCGTGATCGTTTTTTAACAATTTTCAACCTCGTTTTGTGCCCGGATTTGTTACAAGACAATTTGGTGGCTGGTTGCATTGGCATTTCACCCAAACTTTAAATTACAGGCAATATTTCATTCTTTGGAAACTATTCTGAAGACAATGTGTTAATTTCAAAAGTTATTACGAAAAGGGATGGTTAATCGCGATGGGCGATTTCCCGAAAAGCAATTTATTATGATGGGAAAAAGCAATTATAATTTTAAACCGCTATCTGGTTATGAGCATTTTGAAGCCACCACGCAGATTATTATTGTCGAAATTCTCCGTCGTAATTTAGCTTTTGAGATTATTGATGCCGATAATAATCTTATTTCAGTTCAGCACAACAATAAAGAATATATCATTCATGAAGGGACCATTTCGGATGCCAACAGCTTGATTGCCTTTTGGATATCAAACGATAAATGGATGACCCGGCAGTTTCTTCAGCGAAAAGGTATTCATCAGGCAAAAGGTATTTTGATCAAGCCCGGGTATCAGGCCGACGTTTTGGATGCGATTCCTTTACCGGCAGTGGTAAAACCAGCTGACACTGATCATGGAATTGCAGTAAGTACAAATATTAAATCCCGCGAAGAGCAAATTGCCGCCATTAACAATGCTTTTAAATATTCCAAAAAAGTTATTGTTGAAGAATTTTGCCCGGGCCAGGAATATCGTTTTCTGGTAATTGATTATGTGGTTCGGGCCATAGCCTGGCGCGAACCCGCCAATGTTAGCGGCGATGGGAAATCTTCCATTCAACAATTGGTTAACGAGAAGAATAAAGGACGCGGAACGGATTACACGCACCCTTTACTAAAAATAAATATTGATGAGGAAGTGATCCGACATTTGAATGCGCTTTTGATGACACCTGAAACGATTTTGAAAAATGGGGAGAAAGTGTATTTACGGAAAAATTCAAACCTTAGTACCGGTGGCGACAGCATCGATGTAACCGATGATATCCCGGATTTTTACAAAAATGTAGCCGTTGAAGCAGCAAAGTCGGCAGGCCTGAAAATTGCAGGAATCGACATTATAATTAAGGATATGGAACAGCCTGCAACGCATGATAATTACATTGTGGTAGAACTGAATGCTCCGGCCATGTTGTCGATGCATGACTATCCGTACATCGGGAAAAACCGCCATGTGGAAAAATATGTTCTCGACAGCATTCTGAATTCGAAGTAACTGATCGAGGCAAACAAACAAGAAAGTCAAAATGACAGAAAAAGAAAAGAAGATAGAAATAAACCATAAATCGCAACTGATCGACTATTTCGAACGAGGAAGTAAACCGCCGGAGAGGTGGGGAATCGGTACCGAAAACGAAAAGTTTTTATTTCGCAAAAAAGATTTCGGGCGCCTTTGTTTTGAACAGGATGGCGGAATTTTGAAGATCCTGAACAAGATGCAACAGGATGGCTGGGCGCCAATTCTTGAGAACGATATCGCAATCGGCCTTCGGAAAAACGGTGCTTCCATTACGCTGGAACCCGGCGGGCAATTTGAACTATCGGGCGATAACTTTAGCACGATTCACGAAACGTACCGCGAAACCAAAAAGCATTTTCAGGAACTCAATACGATAAGTCAGTACTATAACTTTTTTAGTCTGCCAATGGGCGTTGACCCGTTGTCGGATGTGGCCGACGTGCCGTGGGTGCCTAAAGAGCGCTACCGTTGGATGCGCAATTACATGCCTACAAGAGGTGAGCTTGGATTGCATATGATGACAAACACCGCATCAACGCAGGTAAACCTGGATTTTGGCAGCGAAAGCGATATGGTAAAAAAGATGCGCGTGTCGCAGGCATTACAAGCGGTTGTTACTGCCATTTTTGCTAACTCTCCGTTTTCGGCAGGAAAACCCAATGGCTATTTATCGTATCGTTCGCATATCTGGAACCATACCGATCCGGATCGCTGTGGTTTTTTACCATTTGTTTTTGACGAGGGATTTGGTTTTGAGCGCTGGGTGGACTATTTACTGGATATACCAATGTATTACATTTTACGCGAGGGGGAATATATTACGGCAAACGGACTTACCTTTCGTGGATTTTTTGAGGGCAAGCATTCGCTAAAGCCAACTCAGGAAGACTGGGAAAATCACGTTTCCACTATTTTCCCGGATGTACGACTCAAACAGTTTATTGAAATGCGGGGTGCTGATGCCAGCTGTGTATCGCACATTGCAGCGGTTTCGGCTTTGTGGGTTGGCTTATTGTACGATGGTGAAAGTCTGGCAGAAGCCGATGAACTTATTTCGAAATGGGACGTTGACACCATGCAGGAGCTTCGTGCCCAGGTACCGGTAAAAGCGCTGAATGCAGAAAGCGGCAATCTGCACGCCGGAACAATTGCAAAACAAATTTGCCGCATTGCTTCGGATGGACTTTCCCGGCGCGCGAAGGTGTGTTGCTGCGAAGATGAAAGTAAGTTTTTGGCTCCGGTTCGCGAAATTACCGAAAGCGGAATTACTGTGGCAGAAAAACTTTTGAAACGCTTCCACGAGGGCAACGAGACGCTGCCGGAATTGGTGTATAACTGGCAAAACGAACAGATGCAAAAATATATTGACGCCTAAACGGCAAAAACAGGAATCATGTTATCGAAACTTAAATTCTTATTAAAATACACGCATCAATACCGGTGGTGGTACACGGGAGGAATTATCTTTCTGATACTTACTGTCTGGACTTCGATTACGATTCCCGGTTTTATTCAGAAAACCATCGACCTGATAGCCGCTGGCCGTGAGGGAAATGAAGCTGAGTTTCATAAAAATGTATTGATAATTGTTGGATTGGCTGCCGGACTGATTTTGGTAAGAACGCTTTCACGGATTTTGATCTTTTTCCCGGCCCGCCTGATTGAACGACAATTAAAAGGCGAAATGTTTCAAAAACTGGCCTCGTTCGGAAAGGA
This genomic interval carries:
- a CDS encoding glutamate ligase, with translation MMGKSNYNFKPLSGYEHFEATTQIIIVEILRRNLAFEIIDADNNLISVQHNNKEYIIHEGTISDANSLIAFWISNDKWMTRQFLQRKGIHQAKGILIKPGYQADVLDAIPLPAVVKPADTDHGIAVSTNIKSREEQIAAINNAFKYSKKVIVEEFCPGQEYRFLVIDYVVRAIAWREPANVSGDGKSSIQQLVNEKNKGRGTDYTHPLLKINIDEEVIRHLNALLMTPETILKNGEKVYLRKNSNLSTGGDSIDVTDDIPDFYKNVAVEAAKSAGLKIAGIDIIIKDMEQPATHDNYIVVELNAPAMLSMHDYPYIGKNRHVEKYVLDSILNSK
- a CDS encoding glycoside hydrolase family 130 protein, which encodes MLKSSKLFLLSGLMLITFSQCSNKTEKSVKFLLPFTKNAEVNPCLLPTTNRSFVCPVRQTEVLWEEKDVFNPASVVKGDTLFLLYRAEDVLGKYHGTSRIGLAYSLDGYHFEKYNEPVLFPDNDELKKFEWEGGCEDPRVVEDQNGVYYMTYTAYDGDKARLFVATSSDLRQWTKHGSVFKKAGNEYVDMWSKSGSILCREENGKMIAQKVNGKYWMYWGESNIYMATSDNLIDWNPILETDPDKMVIDKMRNYTVPFKILFSTRKGKFDSELVEPGPPALYTDNGFIFIYNSKNSPDFGDKNLAQGSYAAGQILTDKNDPTKVLDRLDNYFITPDQPFEITGQVNNVCFVEGLAHFKNKWLLYYGTADSKIAVAESGSVDF
- a CDS encoding glutamate--cysteine ligase encodes the protein MTEKEKKIEINHKSQLIDYFERGSKPPERWGIGTENEKFLFRKKDFGRLCFEQDGGILKILNKMQQDGWAPILENDIAIGLRKNGASITLEPGGQFELSGDNFSTIHETYRETKKHFQELNTISQYYNFFSLPMGVDPLSDVADVPWVPKERYRWMRNYMPTRGELGLHMMTNTASTQVNLDFGSESDMVKKMRVSQALQAVVTAIFANSPFSAGKPNGYLSYRSHIWNHTDPDRCGFLPFVFDEGFGFERWVDYLLDIPMYYILREGEYITANGLTFRGFFEGKHSLKPTQEDWENHVSTIFPDVRLKQFIEMRGADASCVSHIAAVSALWVGLLYDGESLAEADELISKWDVDTMQELRAQVPVKALNAESGNLHAGTIAKQICRIASDGLSRRAKVCCCEDESKFLAPVREITESGITVAEKLLKRFHEGNETLPELVYNWQNEQMQKYIDA